The proteins below are encoded in one region of Shewanella algae:
- the pilW gene encoding type IV pilus biogenesis/stability protein PilW: MKHGLPGLALALLLGATLPGCVTERTYAGTDIPVSERQFDKIAAAKERTQLGLTYLQKGNSQQAKFNLDKAMEYAPHLEEVHIAMAYYYQTVGEAVKAEQAYEAAIDTRNASGDSMNNFGVFLCQQKKYAKAEKMFLKAIDNPRYTRTASSYENLGICSRHAGEIEKARHYFEMALKYEPRRQVSLLELTELELDAHNYAAARVQLERLHRVIPETAESLALGISIEQGLNDDAAAKRYGILLQAKFPASPQAKQYRASMH; the protein is encoded by the coding sequence ATGAAGCACGGATTGCCAGGTTTAGCGCTCGCGTTACTGCTCGGGGCCACGTTGCCCGGATGTGTGACCGAGCGAACTTATGCCGGCACGGACATTCCGGTCTCGGAACGCCAGTTTGATAAAATTGCCGCCGCCAAGGAACGGACGCAGTTAGGCCTGACCTATCTGCAAAAGGGTAACTCCCAACAAGCCAAATTTAATCTCGACAAGGCCATGGAATACGCCCCTCATCTTGAGGAAGTGCATATTGCCATGGCCTATTACTATCAAACCGTGGGTGAAGCGGTGAAGGCTGAGCAAGCCTATGAAGCCGCCATAGATACCCGCAATGCCAGCGGCGACTCGATGAACAACTTTGGGGTATTTCTCTGCCAGCAGAAGAAATATGCCAAGGCAGAGAAGATGTTTCTGAAGGCAATCGACAACCCCAGATATACCCGCACTGCCTCCAGCTATGAAAACCTGGGTATTTGCAGCCGGCATGCCGGGGAAATAGAAAAAGCGCGACACTATTTTGAGATGGCGCTAAAGTATGAGCCCAGAAGACAGGTCTCATTACTGGAACTGACAGAATTGGAGCTTGACGCCCACAACTACGCCGCGGCCAGAGTGCAGTTGGAACGCCTTCATAGGGTGATTCCCGAAACAGCGGAGAGTTTGGCGTTGGGCATTAGCATTGAGCAAGGGTTAAATGATGACGCGGCCGCCAAGCGTTACGGAATACTGCTGCAGGCCAAATTTCCAGCGTCTCCCCAGGCCAAACAATACCGGGCAAGTATGCACTGA
- a CDS encoding CNNM domain-containing protein — translation MLTLIVIVLVAIGVSFLCSVFEAVLLSVTPSYIASLRQSNPDSAERLQKQKDNVESPLVAILTLNTIAHTVGAAVAGAQAAKVFGDEMLGVFSGVLTFLILFFSEIIPKTIGANYWRAMAPSVSVALVWMERITLPLIWMSNKVTRLLGKGDSGQYIRQEMSAMAKIGHESGELDEQESKILTQMLSVKEMPVTAIMTPRTVMFTLPAALTQHEFVSQHINKPFTRVPIFDKDHDDIIGYVNRTDVLLSERDNPDAPLGNLKRNLVIVPETARILPLFELMIKRNAQIAMVVDEYGSGQGLVTLEDIIESLLGLEIVDINDPATDMQQLARRLWKRRMKDKGIRLSDDREPVTDSQGL, via the coding sequence ATGCTAACGCTTATCGTTATTGTATTGGTCGCCATCGGCGTCTCTTTTCTCTGTAGTGTGTTTGAAGCCGTGCTGCTTTCGGTGACTCCCAGCTATATTGCGTCGCTGCGCCAGTCCAACCCGGATTCTGCCGAACGTCTTCAAAAACAGAAAGACAATGTCGAATCTCCCCTGGTCGCTATTTTGACACTCAACACCATAGCCCATACCGTAGGTGCGGCCGTGGCCGGTGCTCAGGCTGCCAAAGTGTTTGGCGATGAGATGTTGGGGGTATTCTCCGGGGTACTGACCTTCCTCATTCTGTTCTTTTCCGAAATCATCCCCAAAACCATAGGTGCCAACTACTGGCGAGCCATGGCCCCCAGTGTGTCTGTGGCTCTGGTGTGGATGGAACGCATCACCCTGCCACTTATCTGGATGTCCAATAAGGTTACCCGTTTGCTCGGCAAAGGTGACTCTGGCCAGTATATCCGTCAGGAAATGAGCGCCATGGCCAAAATAGGCCATGAATCCGGTGAACTGGATGAGCAGGAAAGCAAAATTCTGACTCAGATGCTGAGCGTCAAGGAGATGCCGGTTACCGCCATCATGACTCCAAGAACCGTGATGTTCACTCTGCCGGCCGCACTGACTCAACATGAATTTGTCAGCCAGCATATCAATAAGCCTTTCACCCGGGTGCCTATTTTCGACAAGGATCACGACGACATCATAGGCTATGTGAACCGTACCGATGTGCTGCTGAGTGAGCGGGATAATCCCGATGCGCCCCTTGGGAACCTCAAGCGCAATTTGGTGATAGTGCCGGAAACCGCCCGCATCCTGCCGCTGTTTGAGCTGATGATCAAACGCAACGCTCAGATAGCCATGGTGGTGGACGAGTACGGCAGCGGTCAGGGGCTGGTGACACTGGAAGACATAATCGAATCCTTGCTGGGGCTGGAGATTGTCGATATCAATGACCCGGCCACCGACATGCAGCAACTGGCAAGGCGACTTTGGAAACGCCGCATGAAAGATAAGGGGATCCGACTCTCGGATGACAGAGAGCCGGTCACTGACTCCCAAGGGCTCTGA
- a CDS encoding RodZ domain-containing protein, with protein MTELNNQVNKDEDESQKVPGQEDTLGSLLKSAREQKGITIEDAATRLHLRPCIVADIEADCFSNIDSSTYVRGYVKNYARILDVDKEAINACLARQVPKVTEPAMQSFSRKTSRQATDSRLMLVTYLIGFLLLALLVVWWLQKPSVVSDVDFSKPTAEEVQQAREFESRQAQMEQQDASWQPVEVLPDNEPGAAAAANPALETESGTESAETDSAENNTSGAIAGVEAAELEPVTDPAQASVGIELNGDCWIKLTDANGKTLIDGLRSPGQSINVQGKAPFKLVLGAPQTVSLTFNGQAVSLADFPNGRVARLTLPQA; from the coding sequence ATGACAGAGTTGAATAACCAAGTCAACAAGGATGAAGACGAGAGCCAAAAGGTTCCCGGGCAAGAGGATACGCTCGGGTCATTACTGAAAAGCGCACGCGAACAAAAAGGTATCACTATAGAAGATGCGGCTACCAGGCTGCATTTGCGTCCCTGTATTGTGGCCGATATTGAAGCCGATTGTTTCAGCAATATCGATTCCTCCACCTATGTCCGCGGCTACGTGAAGAACTACGCCCGCATATTGGATGTAGACAAAGAAGCCATTAACGCTTGTTTGGCGCGGCAGGTCCCCAAGGTGACTGAACCCGCGATGCAGAGCTTTTCGCGCAAGACCAGCCGTCAGGCTACCGACAGCCGTTTGATGCTGGTGACTTACCTAATCGGTTTTCTGCTGCTGGCTCTGCTGGTGGTGTGGTGGCTGCAAAAGCCCTCTGTGGTTTCCGATGTCGACTTTTCCAAACCGACGGCAGAAGAGGTGCAGCAGGCCAGAGAGTTTGAATCGCGTCAGGCACAAATGGAACAACAGGATGCATCGTGGCAGCCCGTTGAAGTACTGCCGGATAATGAGCCGGGCGCCGCTGCGGCAGCAAACCCCGCCTTGGAAACCGAGAGTGGTACTGAGAGCGCTGAAACAGACAGTGCCGAGAACAACACCAGCGGTGCTATCGCCGGCGTTGAGGCGGCAGAGCTGGAGCCGGTAACTGACCCGGCGCAGGCTTCGGTCGGAATTGAGCTTAACGGTGACTGCTGGATCAAACTCACAGATGCCAACGGCAAGACTCTGATAGATGGTCTGAGATCGCCAGGACAAAGCATCAATGTACAGGGTAAAGCGCCTTTTAAACTGGTCTTGGGCGCGCCGCAGACAGTTAGCCTGACATTTAACGGCCAGGCCGTGAGCCTTGCCGATTTCCCCAACGGTCGGGTAGCCAGACTGACCCTGCCACAGGCATAA
- a CDS encoding LysR family transcriptional regulator, translating into MHSVISLDALKVLDAIDKKGSFSAAAEALFKVPSALTYQVQKLESELGSRLFERKGTRAQLTEVGRLVLTQGREILAATARLEDAVRQLETGWEAQLTLALDTVLPQAPLLSLIKDFTELGKQLTVSVTHEALGGGWDALYSNRADIAIGVTGELPRGQYELQKLGELEFVFVVAPEHPLAQFDTEIASEALLQFPSIIVADTSRSLSQRSSGVFDSRQLIRVSSMEAKITAQKMGIGVGFLPLHLIREALAKGELVQREVALPRPSLPIYMAWRKGEMGKALGWFAERLQGSDFGL; encoded by the coding sequence ATGCACTCTGTCATTAGCCTGGATGCGCTTAAAGTATTGGATGCTATAGATAAAAAAGGTAGTTTTTCGGCAGCGGCCGAGGCGCTTTTCAAGGTGCCATCTGCCTTGACCTATCAGGTTCAAAAGCTGGAGAGCGAGCTGGGAAGCAGATTATTTGAACGTAAGGGCACTCGGGCTCAACTTACCGAAGTGGGGCGTTTGGTGTTGACCCAGGGGCGGGAGATCCTGGCGGCCACCGCCCGGCTTGAGGATGCCGTGAGGCAATTGGAAACCGGCTGGGAGGCGCAACTGACACTGGCGCTGGATACCGTCTTGCCACAGGCGCCGCTGCTTTCATTAATTAAGGACTTCACCGAGCTGGGTAAACAGCTCACCGTCAGCGTGACCCATGAGGCTCTTGGCGGCGGCTGGGATGCGCTTTATTCCAACCGCGCCGATATCGCCATAGGCGTCACGGGTGAATTGCCAAGAGGTCAGTATGAACTGCAAAAGCTTGGTGAGCTGGAGTTTGTGTTTGTTGTGGCGCCTGAGCATCCCTTGGCACAATTTGACACTGAGATAGCCTCTGAAGCCTTGTTGCAATTTCCATCCATCATAGTGGCTGATACCTCGCGTTCCTTGAGTCAGCGCTCCAGTGGGGTGTTTGACAGTCGCCAGCTTATCCGGGTGTCGTCGATGGAAGCCAAGATCACCGCACAGAAGATGGGAATAGGGGTGGGCTTTTTGCCGCTGCATTTGATCCGGGAGGCCTTGGCCAAAGGTGAGTTGGTGCAGCGCGAAGTGGCCTTGCCCAGGCCTTCGCTGCCCATCTACATGGCCTGGCGAAAAGGGGAGATGGGAAAGGCGCTTGGCTGGTTTGCTGAGCGCCTGCAAGGCAGTGACTTTGGTTTATAG
- a CDS encoding DoxX family protein, whose protein sequence is MKDLIIKLLRTDAGFAPLALRLPIGITFMAHGAQKLFGWFGGYGLEGTGQWMASIGLTPGYLMALMAGSSEFFGGLLLIIGLLIRPTSAVLAFTMLMAIVTVHLDNGLFMSNNGYEFGLALLAATVSLAISGAGKLSIDSMIARKTH, encoded by the coding sequence ATGAAAGACCTGATTATTAAACTGCTCCGCACCGATGCCGGTTTCGCTCCTCTGGCGCTGCGCCTGCCTATAGGTATCACTTTTATGGCTCACGGCGCCCAGAAGCTCTTTGGCTGGTTCGGCGGTTACGGCCTGGAGGGCACTGGACAATGGATGGCCTCTATCGGCCTGACTCCCGGATATTTGATGGCGCTGATGGCCGGCTCCAGTGAATTTTTCGGTGGTCTGCTGCTTATCATAGGTCTGTTGATTCGCCCCACTTCCGCGGTGTTGGCATTCACCATGTTGATGGCGATAGTCACAGTACACCTGGACAACGGCTTGTTTATGTCCAACAACGGTTACGAGTTTGGTCTGGCATTGCTGGCCGCCACTGTATCCCTGGCGATTTCCGGCGCCGGTAAACTGTCCATCGACAGCATGATAGCCCGCAAGACACATTAA
- a CDS encoding bifunctional metallophosphatase/5'-nucleotidase: MHTDYVLRLAHLNDTHSHLDPSRVQFKIDSQGREFDLHSHSGGYARISAQVKAARDAAQAQNQPFILLHGGDCFQGTLYYSQFKGRANAKLLKMLAPDAMVIGNHDIDDGNALLAGFIKEVGFPVLAANMDLSGEAEDKPGRLRGLANLYDLDTASGIGRSLIKPFHDKQLAIVGITLDQMKAIARPDPDTEFADAFATTRKTVEALRAKGIVHIIVLSHLGLEQDRLLAETIPGISLIVGGHTHTLMGDFRGFGLSCLPYGESVNGVPILHAGKHAETLGLADIQFDDAGRVTRLEGSNIFMLDSQFLLSGPQAATEADYQAAKAILEQHPGIHWDDYDEAMEQVIANEFRPAISSMENQVLALVPKALVHTRLPSRTLPHGSEIAPWVSRSMFLESRAKDQRVDFALHNAGGVRQSVPQGQLTKADVLGRLLPFELPLVKYEIAGEHLYQALESAINAATNNGVRGTGAGSFPYTYGLRYFYDGRKEQGERLLRLELLRANGLWQALAPEQHYIGVSTCYTTAGKEGYEPLLQARWQESMPSLTLPGAFINFLKKAPKLDELLLPHVHYTSHRAEAAGE, translated from the coding sequence ATGCACACAGATTATGTTTTAAGACTTGCCCATCTCAACGATACCCACTCACACTTGGACCCCAGCCGGGTTCAGTTCAAGATTGACTCTCAGGGACGCGAGTTTGATCTTCACAGCCACAGTGGTGGCTACGCGCGGATCTCGGCTCAGGTCAAGGCCGCAAGAGACGCTGCCCAAGCACAAAACCAACCTTTTATCCTGCTCCACGGCGGCGATTGTTTCCAGGGCACCTTGTATTACAGCCAGTTCAAAGGCCGGGCCAACGCCAAACTGCTGAAGATGTTGGCACCCGATGCCATGGTCATAGGCAACCATGATATTGACGATGGCAACGCTCTGCTGGCCGGTTTTATCAAAGAGGTCGGCTTCCCTGTGCTGGCGGCCAATATGGATCTCAGCGGCGAAGCTGAAGATAAGCCCGGGCGTCTTCGAGGGCTGGCCAACCTCTATGATCTGGATACCGCCTCAGGCATCGGCCGCAGCCTGATAAAACCTTTCCACGACAAGCAACTGGCCATAGTCGGTATTACTCTGGATCAAATGAAAGCCATCGCCAGGCCGGATCCCGATACCGAGTTTGCCGATGCCTTTGCCACTACCAGGAAGACTGTTGAAGCCCTCAGGGCCAAAGGCATAGTGCATATCATAGTGCTGAGTCACTTAGGGTTGGAGCAAGACAGGTTACTGGCCGAAACCATCCCAGGGATCAGCCTGATAGTCGGCGGCCACACCCATACCCTGATGGGTGATTTCCGCGGTTTTGGCCTGTCATGCCTGCCCTATGGTGAAAGCGTCAACGGCGTGCCTATCCTCCATGCCGGCAAACATGCCGAAACCCTGGGGCTCGCCGACATTCAGTTCGATGATGCAGGCCGAGTGACCCGGCTCGAAGGCAGTAACATCTTTATGCTGGACAGTCAGTTTCTGCTGAGCGGCCCACAGGCTGCCACCGAAGCCGACTATCAAGCCGCCAAGGCGATATTGGAACAACACCCAGGGATCCACTGGGATGATTACGATGAAGCCATGGAGCAAGTGATTGCCAACGAGTTCCGCCCGGCGATCAGCAGCATGGAAAATCAAGTGCTGGCTCTGGTACCCAAGGCCCTGGTACATACCCGTCTGCCAAGCCGCACCCTGCCCCACGGCAGTGAAATTGCCCCCTGGGTCAGTCGCAGCATGTTTCTGGAGTCCAGAGCCAAAGACCAAAGAGTGGACTTTGCGCTGCATAACGCCGGCGGCGTGCGTCAATCTGTACCCCAGGGGCAGTTGACCAAAGCCGATGTGCTCGGGCGCCTGTTGCCGTTTGAATTGCCGCTGGTTAAATATGAAATTGCCGGTGAACACCTCTACCAGGCGCTGGAGTCGGCCATCAACGCCGCCACCAACAACGGCGTGCGTGGCACCGGCGCCGGTAGTTTCCCCTATACCTATGGGCTGAGATATTTCTATGATGGCCGCAAAGAGCAGGGAGAAAGGCTATTGCGGCTGGAGCTGTTGCGGGCCAATGGTCTGTGGCAAGCACTGGCGCCGGAGCAGCACTATATCGGGGTTTCCACCTGTTACACCACGGCCGGGAAAGAAGGCTATGAACCCCTGCTGCAAGCCCGCTGGCAGGAGTCGATGCCGTCGCTGACATTACCGGGCGCCTTTATCAACTTCCTGAAAAAGGCCCCAAAACTGGATGAACTGCTATTGCCCCATGTGCACTATACCAGCCACAGGGCCGAAGCTGCCGGCGAATAA
- a CDS encoding bifunctional tRNA (adenosine(37)-C2)-methyltransferase TrmG/ribosomal RNA large subunit methyltransferase RlmN, with amino-acid sequence MSEKKINLLDLDRKAMRELFVELGDKPFRAEQLMKWLYHFGISDFDQMTNINKHLRAKLKERCEVVAPEISSYQKSADGTIKFAINVGEGQEVETVYIPEDDRATLCISSQVGCALECTFCSTAQQGFNRNLTVSEIIGQIWRVSHFLGFQKETGERPVTNVVMMGMGEPLLNLANVIPAMDIMLDDFGFALSKRRVTVSTSGVVPALDKLGDALDVALAVSIHAPNDELRNELVPINKKYPLNEFLAAIRRYIAKSNANRGRVTLEYVMLDHINDSTEQAHELAKLMKDTPCKVNLIPFNPYPGSPYGRSSNSRIDRFAKVLMEYGLTVIVRKTRGDDIDAACGQLAGDIRDRTKRLAKKRMQANQISVTMD; translated from the coding sequence ATGAGTGAAAAAAAGATCAATCTTTTGGATCTTGATCGTAAGGCAATGCGTGAGCTTTTCGTCGAGTTGGGCGATAAGCCGTTTCGTGCCGAACAGCTGATGAAGTGGTTGTATCACTTCGGAATCAGTGACTTTGACCAGATGACCAACATCAACAAACACCTGCGGGCCAAATTGAAAGAGCGCTGTGAAGTGGTCGCGCCGGAGATCTCCAGCTATCAGAAATCGGCCGATGGCACCATCAAGTTTGCCATCAATGTCGGCGAAGGTCAGGAAGTGGAAACTGTCTATATTCCTGAAGATGATAGGGCGACTCTGTGTATTTCATCTCAGGTGGGGTGTGCGCTGGAATGTACTTTCTGCTCCACTGCGCAGCAGGGCTTTAACCGTAACCTGACAGTATCTGAAATTATCGGTCAGATCTGGCGGGTATCCCATTTCCTCGGCTTCCAGAAGGAAACCGGTGAACGCCCGGTCACCAATGTGGTGATGATGGGCATGGGTGAGCCCTTGCTGAACCTGGCCAACGTGATCCCGGCGATGGATATCATGCTGGATGACTTTGGTTTTGCCCTGTCCAAACGGCGGGTAACGGTTTCCACATCCGGCGTAGTACCGGCGCTGGATAAACTGGGCGACGCTCTCGATGTGGCGCTGGCGGTCAGTATCCATGCCCCCAATGACGAGCTGCGAAACGAGCTGGTGCCTATCAACAAGAAGTATCCGCTCAACGAATTCTTGGCCGCTATTCGCCGTTATATCGCCAAGTCCAACGCCAACCGCGGCCGGGTCACGCTGGAATATGTGATGCTGGATCATATCAACGACAGCACAGAGCAAGCCCATGAGCTGGCCAAGTTGATGAAGGATACCCCCTGCAAGGTTAACCTTATCCCGTTCAATCCTTATCCTGGCTCTCCTTACGGGCGTTCTTCCAATTCCCGTATCGACAGGTTTGCCAAAGTGCTTATGGAATACGGCCTTACCGTGATAGTACGTAAGACCCGCGGCGATGATATCGATGCCGCCTGTGGCCAGTTAGCCGGGGATATACGTGACAGAACCAAGCGTCTGGCGAAAAAACGCATGCAAGCCAATCAAATTTCGGTCACAATGGATTAA